From Callospermophilus lateralis isolate mCalLat2 chromosome 5, mCalLat2.hap1, whole genome shotgun sequence, a single genomic window includes:
- the Brd8 gene encoding bromodomain-containing protein 8 isoform X6, whose amino-acid sequence MATGSGKHKLLSTGPTEPWSIREKLCLASSVMRSGDQNWVSVSRAIKPFAEPGRPPDWFSQKHCASQYSELLETTETPKRKRGEKGEVVETVEDVIVRKLTAERVEELKKVIKETQERYRRLKRDAELIQAGHMDSRLDELCNDIAMKKKLEEEEAEVKRKATDAAYQARQAVKTPPRRLPTVMVRSPIDSASPGGDYPLGDLTSTTMEEATSGVTPGTLPNTPVTSFPGIPDTLPPGSAPLEAPMTPVTDDSPQKKMLGQKATPPPSPLLSELLKKGSLLPTSPRLVSESEMAVTSGHLNSTGVLLEVGGVLPMIHGGEIQQTPNTVAASPAASVSQSDTCVPMEAVGDPHTVTVSMDSSEISMIINSIKEECFRSGVAEAPGGSKAPSIDGKEDLDLAEKMDIAVSYTGEELDFETVGDIIAIIEDKVDDHPEVLDVAAVEAALSFCEENDDPQSLPGPWEHPIQQERDKPVPLPAPEMTVKQERLDFEETENKGIHELVDLRESGVDIKMEPAEPEPGISGAEIVAGVVSATSMEPPELRSQDLDDEPRSTATGEIPEADGSNGKGDEMPLATVKTEASPESMLSPSHGSNPIEDPLEAETQHKFEMSDSLKEESGTIFGGQIKDAAGEEEEEDGVSEAASLEEPKEEDQGEGYLSEMDNEPPVSESDDGFSIHNATLQSHTLADSIPSSPASSQFSVCSEDQEAIQAQKIWKKAIMLVWRAAANHRYANVFLQPVTDDIAPGYHSIVQRPMDLSTIKKNIENGLIRSTAEFQRDIMLMFQNAVMYNSSDHDVYHMAVEMQRDVLEQIQQFLATQLIMQTSESGISAKSLRGRDSTRKQDASEKDGGTRGRRCAIEADMKMKK is encoded by the exons A AACACAAGCTGCTGAGTACTGGCCCCACAGAGCCATGGTCCATCCGGGAGAAGCTGTGTTTAGCATCTTCAGTCATGAGGAGTGGAGATCAAAATTG GGTATCAGTTAGCAGAGCCATCAAGCCCTTTGCAGAACCTGGCCGCCCTCCAGACTGGTTCTCTCAAAAA CATTGTGCTTCTCAGTACTCAGAGCTCCTAGAAACTACTGAGACCCCAAA ACGCAAAAGAGGTGAAAAGGGAGAAGTAGTAGAAACTGTGGAAGATGTGATTGTTCGGAAACTGACTGCTGAAAGAGTGGAGGAACTgaaaaaagtgataaaggaaacccAGGAGAGATATAG ACGGCTGAAAAGAGATGCAGAACTAATTCAAGCAGGGCACATGGACAGCAGACTGGATGAGCTTTGCAATGACATTGCCAT gaaaaaaaaattagaggaagAGGAGGCTGAGGTGAAGAGAAAGGCTACAGATGCTGCATACCAGG CTCGTCAAGCAGTGAAAACACCCCCTCGGAGGTTACCCACTGTGATGGTCCGCTCTCCTATAGATTCAGCCTCCCCAGGAGGTGATTATCCACTTGGGGACTTGACTTCAACCACTATGGAAGAGGCCACCTCTGGG GTAACCCCTGGGACTTTGCCGAATACCCCAGTCACCTCGTTTCCTGGGATTCCTGACACCCTTCCTCCAGGCTCTGCACCCTTAGAAGCCCCCATGACCCCAGTAACAGATGATTCACCCCAGAAAAAGATGCTTGGACAGAAAGCAACTCCACCCCCCTCCCCTCTGCTGTCAGAGCTCTTGAAGAAGGGCAGCCTCCTGCCTACTAGCCCCAGACTG GTCAGTGAGAGTGAAATGGCTGTTACTTCTGGCCATCTGAACAGTACAGGTGTCCTCCTGGAGGTAGGCGGGGTCCTTCCCATGATACATGGTGGGGAGATACAGCAAACACCCAATACTGTTGCAGCTTCCCCTGCTGCTTCAG TGAGTCAGTCTGACACCTGTGTTCCCATGGAAGCTGTGGGGGATCCACACACTGTGACTGTTTCCATGGATAGCAGTGAAATCTCCATGATCATTAATTCTATCAAAGAAGAGTGTTTCCGATCAGGGGTAGCAGAGGCCCCTGgaggatcaaaggctcccagcatAGATGGAAAGGAAGATTTAGATCTGGCTGAGAAGATGGATATTGCTGTGTCTTACACAGGTGAAGAGCTAGACTTTGAGACTGTTGGAGACATCATTGCCATAATTGAGGACAAG GTAGATGATCACCCTGAAGTGCTAGATGTGGCAGCTGTGGAAGCAGCACTGTCCTTCTGTGAAGAAAATGATGATCCCCAGTCTCTTCCTGGCCCCTGGGAACACCCAATCCAGCAGGAACGGGATAAGCCAGTACCTCTCCCTGCACCAGAGATGACAGTCAAGCAAGAGAGATTGGACTTTGAGGAAACAGAAAACAAGGGAATTCATGAACTCGTGGACCTCAGGGAGTCTGGTGTTGACATTAAAATGGAACCTGCAGAACCAGAGCCAGGCATTTCAGGGGCTGAAATTGTAGCAGGGGTTGTTTCAGCCACAAGTATGGAGCCACCAGAACTCAGGAGTCAAGACTTAGATGATGAACCCAGAAGTACCGCAACTGGAGAGATTCCTGAAGCAGATGGTTCCAATGGGAAAGGCGATGAGATGCCACTTGCAACTGTGAAGACAGAG GCATCCCCCGAAAGCATGTTGTCTCCATCACATGGCTCAAATCCCATTGAAGATCCTTTAGAGGCAGAGACTCAGCACAAGTTTGAAATGTCAG ACTCATTGAAAGAAGAATCAGGGACTATTTTTGGAGGCCAGATAAAG GATGCCGcaggtgaggaggaggaggaggatggagtCAGTGAAGCAGCCAGTCTAGAGGAACCTAAGGAAGAAGATCAAGGAGAAGGCTATTTGTCAGAAATGGATAATGAACCCCCTGTAAGCGAGAGTGATGATGGCTTTAGCATACACAATGCTACCCTGCAGTCACATACACTGGCAGACTCCATCCCCAGCAGCCCTGCTTCTTCACAGTT CTCTGTCTGTAGTGAAGATCAAGAAGCTATTCAGGCCCAGAAAATCTGGAAGAAAGCCATCATGCTTGTATGGAGAGCTGCAGCTAACCATAG GTATGCCAATGTCTTCCTGCAGCCTGTTACAGATGACATAGCACCTGGCTACCACAGCATTGTACAGAG gccTATGGATTTGTCAACTattaagaaaaacattgaaaatggacTGATCCGCAGCACAGCTGAATTTCAGCGTGACATTATGCTCATGTTTCAGAATGCTGTAATGTATAACAGCTCAGatcatgatgtctatcacatggcAGTAGAGATGCAAAGAGATGTCTTGGAACAAATCCAG CAATTCTTGGCCACACAATTGATTATGCAAACATCTGAGTCTGGAATCAGTGCTAAAAGTCTTCGAGGAAGAGATTCTACTCGAAAACAAGATGCTTCAGAGAAG GATGGGGGCACCAGAGGACGCCGCTGTGCCATTGAAGCAGACATGAAGATGAAAAAGTGA